From the Argentina anserina chromosome 3, drPotAnse1.1, whole genome shotgun sequence genome, the window TACAATGATCTCCCTACTTTCACGTACGTATGCAAATTTTAGAGATTGCTTTGGCATTGCCTTTGAATTCTTGAAGCGATACTGTTAGCTAATAATGGTTAAAGATCGAGTATTGAATTACAGCTTTTATTGATAACTGCAGGTACTTTATTGTTGCAAATGCTATAGCTGTTGGCTATATAGGCTTCTCCATGCCCTTCTCCATTGTATGCATCATTCGACCACGAGCTACAGGACCAAGGCTTCTACTAGTTATCTTTGACACGGTAAGCTCTATATCCATGTATATGACCGGAAAAGTACTCAGAACaatttatttttcctctttcgAACCCTTTGGTTGAATATAATCAATATATTGCGCCttgttttcaacttttcatgTTCTATTGCCTCACTGTCAATTTCATGCTTTCATCAGATATTTATATTGATCCCATTCCTCCAGGTGATGATTGCTCTATTGATATCTGATGCCGGAGCTTCAACTGCGATTGTCTACTTGCTTCATAACGGAAATTCGGACTCCAATTGGCTTGCTATTTGTTCGCAATATAGTGACTTTTGCCAGACACTTAGTGGGGCGGTTGTGGCTTCATTCGTCGCTGCggcatttttctttttgctgGTTGTGAATTCTACATTTGCTCTAAAGAAGTAATGCATGAGAAGGGAGGCATCTTGTTGGGTATGATAAACCTTcaacagaaagaaagaagcCGTGGAGAAGACCCACCGTGAAAAGAGAAACAGCAAGAGTTCTTCTATGTTTCCGGCTTTCATATTATTACGTGTGGTGTGTTAAATCAATTGCATGGTATCCGAGTGATGTACATTATTAAAGTAATTTATGGGAAGACCACTAAACgcagaaaaaaatatatccaACATTAATGGGATATCTATATTGAATACGGACCTCCAATAATCACTCAAAAGACACCGGAAACAAGAAGcaacaaactcacaaaacATGACAAATCCATACCTCAAATAAACTGATATTATACATAAAACATACACTCCCTTACAATAATTacaatattcatatatatagggATTACAATACTTGGAATACAAGTAGACTAATAGAATATGGAAAGCCATTATAAGTAAATGCTACATAATTGTAATATATTCCTTAAGAATcgtaaataatgaaatattaaGGATTGTAAATCTATAATTAAATAGCTAAGTAATACCTTCATGTTGCCCCATAAATGCTTATGCATCAGACTCCTCTGGTTGGAAAGAATTCACCCTCCAATTCGCGCCATTGATTGATAGGCATCCTACAAAATCTTCCGGTGCTTCATATTAGCTTGTGATTGAATTCTTCCCttccaaataaataaattcttgGAATACTTTCCTTGTTTGCCCTTGAAAGATCTGCTCATCATAATTAACTTCGCCACCCTCCTCTCTTGATATGATTCACAACATTAATTAATATCTTTGGAATCTCAAAGAGGAATGAATTAACTCCAACGAAGTCGACATATTCATGCGTAATATTCTCCCACACAATAATATTGTTTGTGTCTTTATGGTCGTCCTCATCTTTAGTTCTTAACTTTCCATATGTGAAATCATCCTTCATTGAGCCGATCTGCTTGTTAAATGATTCTTGCTTTCCATTTGAATTTCCTTCCATAATGCACAAAACACTTTCGTTCCATGAGCATGGCCGGCTAGTGATTGACATGCAATTAGCAGGTATGTCATTTGAATCATAGTTAAGAAGAAAAACTAATTTATGAAGTGGTAAGTACTTGATCCTTTACGAACGCATAGCTTTCACCTTCTCGTTCAACACATTAATGGGGTATCGGTATCGAACACGGGTCTCTAATAATCACTCAAAAGACACCAGAAACAAGAAGCAACAAACTCAGAAAACAGGACAAATTCATGTCTCAAATAAACTAATATTATTCATAAAACATAGGCTCCCTTACAACAATTACAATACACATATGGATTATAATACTTGGAATACAAGTAGACTAATAGAATATGGAAATTAAAGCCATTATAAGTAAATGCTACATAATTGTAATATATTCCCTAAGAATcgtaaataatgaaatattaaGGATTGTAAATCTATAATTAAAATAGCTAAGTTATAACTTGATGTTGCCCCATAAATACTCCTGCATCAAACATCAACATGgctattgtaataaccctaaatttcaatacattgtttgatttaatttgaattctataaagttatgaatttcagtttaaatGAATATAATTGTTTGCAACTTTACGGAACAGAAACgaaaacgttctcggaacgtttaataagaaaaacgttaagtttccgaacgaaattatcgactttaattccgtcgctcggttgcgaaaactttcttcacgaaagttgtagagctcgtcgatacgagttcgtgagtacgtgacgcgttctaatcggacgaggtatgtaaaagttattaacgtcggaagttagtttctgatttggaaactagtataaataggttAATTGTgtgttagggtttccatatcAGGAAacccactctctctctcttctttccgcctccctcatctctctctccccgattctcttttctctcttcctccaaAAATCTCTCCCGCCGATCTGCCATCATCCAGCCTTCCGTGTCATACACCGCCACTTCCCCGACCCTCGCAAGCCTCACCGCGAGCAACCCTCGTGCACGACGCACCTCACCTCGCCGCCATAAGCTCCCACGCGACAACCCGAAGCCTCGCGATTCTTCCGTCACCCAAACACTCCACCGGGAGATCAGGGCATAGGGACTGCAACACCACCACCTCTCCTTGCCCCTAGTGCCTCCGGTGACAAGATCGTCGATCGAGAATCGCGCTAGACACCGCCGCATCTCAACTGCAACCGTCGGCATCTCGAGCTCATCGACGTCGATTTGACGATCCAAGGTCTGATTGAGGTGAGGATTAGTGTAGATTGATTGTGTGATtggattgttgttgtttttggttcgaTTTGTGGTGATCGGAGGAGGGTGTGGAGGTGTTGAACACCGCCGCTTTAAGCGGCGCGTGTAGGTGCGTGGGGAAGTGTGGGGTGGCGTAGGACCggagggaggaagaggggatAAAGgaggatggttttggggtggtggtggcgccacacgcgccttggttggtgtcggcgtgtgggccccacgcactgccacagtgagtggcgcgtgagcgccacgcgcggcctgccggaggtggcgcgtgcaccacACGCAccaccacgtgcggcggcgtgaacagtatTTCCGAGAaaggtattttggtaatttacttacgtacggtaaatgtaaattttttttacgtacggtaaatgtaaattaaattttacgtacggtaaatgtaaatataaattactttcagtaattgtaaaaaagtaatttgtaaaaaggtaatttagtaaattttatttactgagattgtatttacattttgaatagtatgtatacgtacagaaatacttaaacagtatgtatacgtacagaaatacttaaacagtatgtatacgtacagaaatacttaaacagtatgtatacgtacagaaatacgtaaaaagtatgtatacgtacataaatacgtattatttgtgtatttgtacagtaatacatgaacagtaaccctgaacagtaacttcgtaaaaccgaaaattgctgaacagtaaccgattattactgtttcggcatttaaaggtttacgaaacgtttctaaattcttttcttatcttttcaaggtgatctataaagcgagaaaatgaattatcttcagaaattgtgggattacgctcgactcgataaggtgagtaaaatctcacatatttacgaatctaccctcgcggtgattcaagatttttgcaagagtatttaataatgaattacaacatgtatacaatctagtggattacatatatattgtataatggtaataagtacatatatatatagttcattatattatatactgttattaattcattagaaatggtcattttgatgacggaagattgtgtattgagcatgtgttgtgaaatatgacatgtataaggtatagtggactatatatatatatatattgtataaatggtaaatatgtacgaatatatatagtttgctatataatatactgttatgattttattgtgattatattgagcatgtgattgaattgtacaatatgatgtgagattattgtacgtgatttttaacattgagattgttaaactgtgaattgtcttcggacctgatgtttggtacaatatgatgtgagattattgtacgtgtttggcaagtcggaacctagcctttggccgggcgaaagttacgatacagttagagctctagtctgtctgccagagtcctgcatgagaggtaacgggtggttatctgctcatgagtactcctgttgttttgatattgggtagcgggtggttgcccaatatttgcggtgtattacgagaggggtaacagatgtgtaccagcgttcttggtaaccgtattataaatgcatttgggtaaccagaagggttacttaattttctcatgagcgtttcatttcatattcctttgggacaaccagatgggctgcccattgactcatgaggacatttatatttgttgatttgtgatttttcgtatattttgatatgcgaattatgttttgattttactcatacgagctataagcttaccgggtttgtgtttacaatcccggtgcaccaattcgatggtgtatgagataattccgcaggtgctgattagtggagattgagtgacgactccgggggctcgaagtcgttcgtatcctgcttgtggtgaggttttctagcaaggatttgtgtgtgagaattgttgtggttttatttgtaagttttgtgagagattttgaggattattacattccatcttatgtaatgttaaattataaatttgggttgtaataattggttttctgagttgtattgagaactcagtgatgatccgctgtgcacttaaatgatttcgatttcattgagattattttgtgtttaacgactttagaattttgagtttctaagctcgaaattttggagtCGTTACAGCTATCAAAAGCTCGAAACCGTTCTTGGCCTAGCAATCCCAACACTGTCATACAATGAAGCTTCAGTTACCCGGCTTGGAGGGAAATTAAAGAATTCAAAGTCCTCTGAGATATTCACTCTATCTTTAGCAAGCACCATATACATTACCCTCCCTATGAATATGCTTAACACTCAGAAACTCAAAGGTGCCTAGCTTTAGCTCTGATTCTTACACATCGACACAGTTACAGTTGACTGACATTCAGGGTAACAGCTTATTGTAGACAATGAAACAACCCACTGTCCCCAGCCTTCAGCTTGCAAAAATTCACCAAGCACCAGCATTTACCAAATTCATATGTTCAAATTCCACAATTATCTCTAATAACTAGTAGCGGATCTAGGATTGAAATGCCACTAGGGCTAACTTTTTATGCGAAATGTAAAATTACTTTAATTTGCGCAAAgcgcaaaaaaaaatttctcctTAGGTATGTCGATATTTGTCATCAGAATTGAGTTGTTTTAAATTAATCTCTACACACCTCTGTTTTATCTTTCATTATGTATCTATCTCGCCtgatattaattaataaacttcactactttgattctaatttccaaataggcaaataaaatactcAACAAGGCTACGGGCAATGACGAGTGGTGAGTGGTGACATGCCGGCTTGAACGAGAACTCGAGAAGATGATTAAAAGAAAAAGCTAGCAGATCAGCAGAAGTAGACGAGAAAGTCTTCAGAGATTGAAAGAAGAAGACACGAAAGtgtgagagacagagagagatcCGTGctaatgttttaattttttttaatagaggattgggtttttttttctgggctTCATTTTCACCTGGACTGGATCTGCCCCTGCTAATAACCCCTACCACCAGTCAATTCATTACTAGATCTCAAGCCGTTTATGACCTTGAAGCACCGCATACTATGATTGTAGCAAAATTCCATTTCAGCAGGCTACAAATAACATTCTTTCACTCATTAGTATAATTCAGGATAACCTCAAATCATATCAAGGCATCATAAATCAGGGTCGGGCTTAGTTGAAGACGCCATTATTGCAAGTTGATAGGATCAGAGCATATaatgcgacgttcttaatatgatatatctctcatttattttaattattttcttaataaTGTCTATTTTAATTTACCTTATTGTTTTTAGGTATATTGGAGCAAAATAAGTGGAAGATGGATTGAAAGAagcaaaaagagaaaataaatctGAAATCAGGAATCTGCCTCTGTAgaacagtcaacttcgacaaaTCATAGCAGAAAATCTACTTCTGCATAATATATTAATGAAAATACCTATGAGTCTAGTTTTCAGAAAAGTTAGAATCGCAGAAATCGAAtatttctagagaaagttaagTGCGATTTAGTGACCAGAGGTCATACTGTCCGAGAAAACTGATATTGGACCGGTTTGTGTAACTGTAACCCAATTCACTTCTAAACAGGTTGTGCACGATTAAGGGAGGTCTCCTAGCCATAAAAGAAAGCTGATGTGGGTGTAGATTATGTTGGGATCTCTCTAAAGCAAATCCAGCCATCCAAAGTCATTTAATTTCAAGGGTTGTGATCTAATCTCTAACCCTGacttctctctatatataggggcTGAAACCAATGAATTTGTATAAGTTCTTGCCGCATTCAAGATCAGAAAAACCATATTCTCTGTCTTTTCTCATCCCCTCGAGTCCAAGAAGCAAAACCCTAGTGTAGGCGACTTTAGGACTTCTCCAAGGTTGTCGTGCATCACCATCTTCTTTCTGGGGCTACTCTTTGATGTCTTCAAGTCCATGATctttaatttatgtttttctaCGTTTGTTATTGGATTtcaaattcattgtatgaatgtTGTGATTGGTAGGATTTTTGATTAGGACAAGGATGGGTTAAATTTCATAACTTTTACTATATGATCTCGGGTTATTGATGATATAATTTCATGCTTGCTGGTTTTCTAGAGACTTTCATTAAGTACCATGCTTGTGTATAAGCAACTTCTTGTAATATGTTTGCATTTCGTTCTTATTAAGCCTAATGATTCATGTTGACATTATGTGGGTGCTCTTCAGTCTAAGTATGATGTTTGCATGGAATGACCTAGGTGATAGACTTCTCTAAAACCTAGGATAATTAAGAAGAACCTTTAAGTATATAAGCAACTTGCTTCGGGATTTGCTGTTGATAACTAGTTGCATTATATTCTATTGTTGAATTGAAATATATTGTTGACATGTTGGAACTGTTATGGTACTATGTTGTTGATTGTGAGAAGAAGTTGattatgtgtatatatgtataattattttctgttttgcatTCTTTTATATCGTAAAACTAAATCTCATTGTATGCATTCTCTtgtaaatatgtaaatatttttaaatattacTTTTTGACTAACCTTCTTTCTTGCAAAATACTCTTTATCTCCGGCCTATAATAATACATTTTCTTACCACTATCTCAATCATAACGATACCCTTGTGAACATGTCACTTTTCTTCCTTGTCGCACCTGTACTCGTTAGTTTTTTCCTTGTTATTGTAAGTTCTGTGTACCAATACAGTTTagactttatttttatttttattttttgtaagaACAGGTTTGCCTTCGGCAAGGACACAGTGAGTTTTCCATATGGAGAAATAACATTTGGAACTTTTTATTCTTTCGTTGTAAGTCCATTTTATTTGACAGTCCATGTTTCCTTGTCATATACTAGGAATTCTACTATTCAGTGTGCGTACCTAAAATGGAGTTccatttttcttctctttccttgtccTACTAGGACTCTTACTATTCAAAATACGTTACACTTAGTTACTAGTTATTCAAGCAATTAATTAAGAACTCCCATTTTGACTCTGTTTTCTTTTCCCATGTAGACTTCACTTCTCCCGTCGTTCATAGGTAGCCTATATAAGGCACGTCTTGGTTTCTCATTTCGTATTCACAGAAGCCAAAACTGAAGTGAGAGAAAAGAAATTGGATATTGAGAGCATGAACTCGTCTGGGTCGGAAAGTAAGAAAAAGATGATATTGGTGTCGTCCATCGCTGCCGGAGTGCAATTCGGGTGGGCATTGCATTGTCTTTGCTTACACTCTACGTGCAGCAACTGGGGGTCCCAAACAAATGGGCCTCCGTTGTCAGGTTGTGTGGGCCCATTTCCGGTTTACTAGTGCAACCTATCGTCGGTTACTATAGCGACCGTTGGAGTTCTAGTTTCAGTTGCCACCGACCATTTATAGTTGCGGGCGTTGCACTTGTTGCCATTCCCGTCTTTGTTATTGGATATGCCACCGATATAGGTGTAAGTTGTGGCAATTCGTTGTATGAACATATGAAGCCGCGAGCCGTCGTTGTGTTTGTGATCGGGTTTTAAATGTTGGACGTGGCCAACAACATGTCACAACTTGTCGAGCTCTTTTAGTCGACATCTTTGGTTCCGACACGAAACAGATGAGCACAGCCAATGCATGGTATTCATTTTTCATGGTTGTTGGAAATGTGCTTGGCTACGCCGCTGGATCGTTGAGAAGTCTCCACAAGATGCTCCCTTTCACCGTCACCAAAGCATGTGATATTTATTGTGCAAATCTTAAAAACTATTTCTTCATAGCTATTACTTTGTGGGTTAATCtactatacatcaatgtatgctaTACATCCCACATCCGATGGTTGACAacggatattatttttctaaccccactcacaaaacaatatcgaccgtcggatATGAGATGTATAATATGCATTGatgtatattagaattttccTTACTTTGCTTGGACTACTTACTATGTTGGCTTAGGTGCACGTACGTGAGGAAAcaaatgatgatgatcatgGTACTGAAGAGAAAGGAGAGGGAGGAGTCTTGTTCTTGAAAGAAATTGTGAGTGCTTGTAAAGAGTTGAAGAAGCCGATGTGGATATTGCTTTTGGTCACTTGCTTGAACTAGATTACATGGTTCGACTTCTTACTATTCGACACAGATTGGATGGGAAACGAGGTGTACGAAGGTGAAGTCGGGAAAGGGAATTTGTATGGCATGGGAGTTAGCAGGGTCGGCCCTGAGATTTTTGGGGCTATAGGTGGAACGAAAAGATGAGGCTCCTTACCTTTAAATGtaatcacaatttttttttctacaaaCGCAAGATAGTGTGCGAATTGAATTTTACAGACAAGATATACCTACAAGTTGAATTCAATAGTGTTTGTAttcacaaaaaagaaaagaaactacaAATGAGCCTCCCTAACACGACCGTTAAGAGATAAATCAAGCTGAATAGTTGAATTGAAATTGCTATTTCTCTATTGCCCAATTCCCAAATATGTTGGAagctaaaagaaaaaaaaatctttcatGGAGGagtagaggtggcaaatgggccCGTTATTGTAGTGAGCCGGGGTGGGCCTAGATATTTTAGCCCCTGGGCCCAGCCTGTTTTGGGTGCAGTACGACCCGGACACCATAAATTTATAGGCTggcccgttaaacacataattttatattatttatataaatatttaaacaattataataatgaGAATTTAATATTAGATCTTTTAAATATAAAcctcttgattatttcattattttaattacattatgtcacaaatatcatcaaagtaatgataaaaaaatcatagttttgacatatgtaacattttagaaataagattatcaaatgtgttgtaatattttattaattttactattctaaatcattatataaaataaatattctaattacacAATTTTTTATGTTAATTGTGTCTGATAATGCTAATAGGCCGGGTCGGCCCGCTTTTTGGCTCGGCACAGGCCCAAACTTGGCCTGACATGGGCTTGAGCCATGGACcgggcttaatatttaagcaaataGATCGGTCCGAGCATGGCAGGGGCACGGTTTTAGCCCGCTTAAAATGGTCCAGGCCGGGCCGAACCGACTAGTTTGCCACCTTTAGATGATCAAATAACGAACAATTACAAtaagataaaaataattatagatATAGCCAACGAAATAGCAGAATCAAAAATATGACTGtataaaattgaaaagaattaCCTAAAACTTACTGAATCGCAGCCGTAAAGGAAAATTTTTAACTAAAAAATATACATGCTTTTTTCTGGGTGCCTATCTGGGTTGGGGGCTCTAGGCGGCCGCCTGCTAGGCCTAGCCCCAGAGCCGGCCCTGGGAGTTAGGGCTGGTTCACTTGTTCTCATGCTCAACTCCGTCATGTTAGGAAATGTCTCTTGGGATAGTTTACTTGGTTCGCAGGGAAATGGCTTACCAACTTTGAGGAGTGGTAAACTTTGTGCTATTCATGACCGTACTGGTCACTAAGTTGGCCGAGAAGCATCGACATGGTGTTGTTGATAAGGTACTGCCTCCCCCTGCAGGTATCAAGGCCGGTGCATTGCTTATATTTGCTGTGTTGGGGATACCTTAGGCGGTGACCTACAACGTTCCCTTTACCATAGCCTCCATATTTTGCAGCAACTCTGGCGGAGGACAAAGGCTTTCGTTGGGAGTATTGAATATTGCAATTGCCGTACCACAAATGTCACTCTGACTCTCACTCGgacctaatatatatatgtggacTCTCACTTGGACCTAAATGCGAACGTCTGGACAGTCCGTACCGTGCGGATTCAGCGATTTGGCCACCGGCGATGCACAACGATGGCGCCAACCAACACAGCCGCACTTCCCTCCTCCCGGCGCTTCTGTTTGTGCCGACCGGAGCTGCAGCGTCGGCCaacggcggccggaatctcAAAATCTCCGCACGGTGcccagaaacttgaaatttcgagatTTCGGCCGCCGTGTGCCGGCACAGACAAGAGTGCCGGGAGGAAGGGAGTGCGGTTGTGCTGGTCGGCGCCGTCGTTGCGCGTCGCCGGTGACCAGAATCGCCAAATCCGCATGATGCGGACCGTCCGAACGTCCATAGCAGAGAcggactgtatatataatccatgTTAGGAGCTAAAGCTTTAATAATAATGAACACACAACATTCATAAACACACATCGGAGCTGAGGTTGAAGTTGAGGTAGATGCATGAATTGAAAAGCTTTCAGCCTACTTTTGTGCTTGTAATCTCATATCTAATTCCTTAACAATATCGAGGACAACAACGACTGGCTGGCAGAAAGTCATTCAACTGATAAGATTCATGAAGTACGGGTCAAATTGAAATCTAACTTCAGTAGTAGCCTATCAATTTTATCTCATCTTGTTAGAGTTTGAAAATTTTGTTCGTGGGATTCAATGATTGCTATTGCCTGGTATGTGGGAacatatgttcttaattaGTTCACATTGACCACTGAATTGGATCAATGGCAATAAAGCCAATACATGATCTACATATGTACATACAAAATGAGTTCAAGATGTTCTTTAGTGATGACTAATATTTCGGCAAACAGTCACAACCCACAAGCCAATGTTCCAAAAGGATCGTAATTTTGTAATCTACAATTTCTTTCGCACCTTTTTCTTAAACCACAGTTTACTGTATAGTACTCGACTGTAATGGTGTAAAATAGTTTTAGCACAACAGCAAGATCCAACTGCAACAGAAAGATCCCAGCCACAGTCAAGAACCACCTCTCACCGGCTGAAACAATGTGGACGGGAAGATTATGGCCACAAAAGTAACAGACATGATCCCAACCACGCCGGCAATTACCCATCAGAAAATTTCGAAGGGGACAATAAAAACACACTGCAAATCTGCAATTACACAAAGTAGCAATGTCAGCTAGCTACATCAAAATCTAATATATATTCTAGTACAAAGCCCCTTCACAAGGTAATGGCTCTTGTTAACTACAAATACGTTGGTGAATACCATGACTGAGTCTAAACTGAGACATATCCAAAATTCTTAGAAGTAATGGGATTACCATTAGCTTCGGCAATCTTAAAAACAATTAATAACTTTTCAACacaaaattcaat encodes:
- the LOC126789002 gene encoding casparian strip membrane protein 2-like; the protein is MDSKESESIAVTDAKAAAKGKAAERAPSTAVVATKSKLQTRRGTKRGLAIVDLVMRLGASAAAFAAAYTTGNAEQILPFFTQFLQFHAQYNDLPTFTYFIVANAIAVGYIGFSMPFSIVCIIRPRATGPRLLLVIFDTVMIALLISDAGASTAIVYLLHNGNSDSNWLAICSQYSDFCQTLSGAVVASFVAAAFFFLLVVNSTFALKK